The segment TTATATGCAGGTCACTAATGCTATTTGGAACTATAGAACGGTGCCACAGAAACGTGCCTGCTTTGGCATGAATAATAATGAGTGTCTACATCCTCGTGGTAAAATTATGGGTGGCACTAGTTCTATTAATTTTATGATCTATAATCGTGGTAATCGTCGTGATTTTGATAGTTGGGCTGAGGCTGGTAACTATGGTTGGTCTTACAAGGATGTTTTACCCTATTTTCTTAAATCGGAAATGGCCAACTTAGAGGGTTTAGAATTTACTCCTTATCACAATCAAAGTGGTCCTTTAAGTGTGGAATATGTACAGTATCGTACACAAATAGTTCATGCTTTCATAGAAGGTGCTCAACAGGCTGGACATTCATATACCGATTATAATGGTGAATCTCAATTGGGTGTTTCATATGTACAAGCCAATACTAGAGGCGGTCGTCGCCACAGTGCCTATCGTGCCTTTATAGAACCGATTATGTTTAAACGTccaaacttgaaaatatttactttttcccGGGTGACCAAAGTTTTAATAGATCCTTCTACAAAAGCCGCCTATGGCATAGAGTTTATATATCgtaaaaaactttatacattTAAGGCCCGCAAGGAGGTTATACTATCGGCTGGTTCATTTAACTCACCACAAATTCTTATGCTGTCGGGTGTAGGACCACAAGATAATCTATCACGTTTGGGCATAAAGATCTTACAAGAATTGCCTGTGGGTGTTAGAATGTTTGAACATGCTTCACATTTTGGTCCCACATTTCTAGTCAATACCACCGATCAGGCATTATTTACCACACGTTTTCGTCTAACCGATGTTTTGGGTTTTTTGGCTGGCAGACCCGATACCCGCTTGTCTACCCTAACAGGTGTCGAGGCTTTGACTTTTTTGAAAGTACCCGGCTCAACACTTCCTAAGGATTGGCCTGATTGTGAAATTATATTTGCCAGCGGCAGTTTGGCTTCAGATGATGGTACTGCTTTGAAAATTGGCGCCAATATCAAAGATGAAATCTATGATCGTGTCTATAGGCCTTTAATGCAGCGACAACAGGATCATTATACTGTATTAATAATGCCCTTTCATCCCCGATCGGTGGGTCGAGTatggttgaaaaataaaaatcctttaCAATGGCCCATGATTGATGCGAATTATTTTGATGATCCTCGAGATGTGGAAGTCATGTTAGAGGGCATTAAGGCAGCCATACGTATAGCCCAAACAACGGCCATGCAAAGAATAGGTACAAGACTCTTAGATACACCTTTACCGGGCTGTGAATCCTATAAGTTTGCCTCGGATGACTATTGGCGTTGTTCGATACGCACTATGACTTATACGTTGCATCATCAAGTGGCCACTTGTCGCATGGGCCCGGCAACAGATCCTACAGCTGTAGTAAGTCCAGAACTTAAGGTACATGGTATACGTAAGCTAAGAGTAGTGGATGGTGGTATTATACCTTTCCCCCCAACGGCCCATACAAATGCTCCCACCTTTATGAT is part of the Lucilia cuprina isolate Lc7/37 chromosome 3, ASM2204524v1, whole genome shotgun sequence genome and harbors:
- the LOC111681982 gene encoding glucose dehydrogenase [FAD, quinone]-like → MQLKQSGTFAVRVLIIICLQTYASHAYQTLLDGLQLGLTNFQQELLRPSIPRNNEVFDFIVVGAGTAGSVVANRLSENPNWSVALIEAGGTENIFNLLPVLCGYMQVTNAIWNYRTVPQKRACFGMNNNECLHPRGKIMGGTSSINFMIYNRGNRRDFDSWAEAGNYGWSYKDVLPYFLKSEMANLEGLEFTPYHNQSGPLSVEYVQYRTQIVHAFIEGAQQAGHSYTDYNGESQLGVSYVQANTRGGRRHSAYRAFIEPIMFKRPNLKIFTFSRVTKVLIDPSTKAAYGIEFIYRKKLYTFKARKEVILSAGSFNSPQILMLSGVGPQDNLSRLGIKILQELPVGVRMFEHASHFGPTFLVNTTDQALFTTRFRLTDVLGFLAGRPDTRLSTLTGVEALTFLKVPGSTLPKDWPDCEIIFASGSLASDDGTALKIGANIKDEIYDRVYRPLMQRQQDHYTVLIMPFHPRSVGRVWLKNKNPLQWPMIDANYFDDPRDVEVMLEGIKAAIRIAQTTAMQRIGTRLLDTPLPGCESYKFASDDYWRCSIRTMTYTLHHQVATCRMGPATDPTAVVSPELKVHGIRKLRVVDGGIIPFPPTAHTNAPTFMIGEKAADMITAAWGD